GAGCCACGAGTGATGGCGGGGGCGACGCGACCGCAGACGGTGGGCGAGCGCGTGTCCGACGCGGACCCGTCCGCGGGGAGGGTCCTCCTCGTCGCCGTCGGCGCGCTGTTCTGGGGCTGGCTCGTCGTCAGCTGGGTCAACCGATGGCTCGGCGGCGTGATCGCCCCGGTCGGCGAGCCGTTCGTCTCGCCGGAGGCCGTCGAGAGCGCGTTCGCCGCGGTGCCGGGGCTCGCCGCGGTGGCTGCCGACGCCGCGTTCGTGGTCGAACTCACGCCCGTCCTCGCGCAGGGGACGTGGCTCACCGTGGTCATCACCGGCGTGAGCCTCGTCTGCGGCTTCTTCATCGCCGTGCCGCTGGCGGTCGCGCGGGTGTACGGCCGCGCCTCGGCGTGGCTTTCGCTGGGATACACCGAGCTGTTGCGCGGCACGCCGCTGCTCGCGCAGCTGTTCGTGCTGTACTACGGACTCAACCTCGCGGCGTCGGTGCCCGCGGCGCTGTCCGGCGTGTTTCCGCGCGACGTGGTCTGGGTCGCTATCTTAGGGTTCACGCTCAACGGGGCCGCCTACCAGGCCGAGTACATCCGCGGCGCGGTCGAGAGCGTCGACGAGGGGCAGATCACAGCGGGGCGGGCGATCGGGCTCTCGAAGCTGGAGTCGATCTACTACGTGGTGCTCCCGCAGGCGCTCCGGTACGCGATCCCCTCGTGGACGAACGAGTTCGTCTACCTAATCAAGTACTCGTCGCTCGCGGGCTTCATCACGGTCCCGGAGCTGTACTACCGGGCCAACCAGGTCGCGACCGACACCTTCCGGTACACGGCCGTCTTCCTCATACTCGGCGCGATGTACCTCGCGCTGGTGCTCACGGCGTCGAAGTTCATGGAGCGCGTCGACGCCCGCGTTGCGATCCCCGGACTCGGTGCGAACCGGGAGCGGTGACGCTCACCCCTCGAAGTCGGTGACGACCTCGACGCCCCGCACGTCGTACTCGTTCATGGCCGCGAGCCGGTCCGAGACCTCCCCCAGCGACAGCTCGCGGGCGACCAGCGCGCCCGGATCGATCCCGGTCGCCTCGACCAGCGCGAACAGGTCCGGGTAGCTCGTCGGCGGCATCCCGCGCGAGCCGACGAAGGAGATCTCCCACCGAGTCATCCAGTCCGTCGGCAGCGACACCTCGCCGCGCTCGGCGTTCGTCGTGAGCCCGACCTGAACGTGCGTGCCCCGCGGCCGCAGCGACCGGACGGAGTTGCGGCAGGTCTCCGCGATGCCCAGCGCGTCGAGCGACACGTCGGCGCCGCCGTCGGTGAGGGCGCGGATTCGCTCGGGGACGGAGCTCTCCGCCGGCAGCGACTCCGGAGTCACGGTCTCGGCCGCGCCGAACTCGCGGGCGAGGTCGAGGGCGTCGTCGTCGACGTCGACCGCTATCACGCGCGCGCCGAGCGCCGCCGCGATCTGGACCGCGGAGAGCCCGACGCCCCCGCAGCCGTGGACCGCGACGGCGTCGCCCCCGCCGACGGCCGTCCGCTCCGCGAGCGCGTGGTAGGCGGTCATGTACCGACAGCCGAGCGCCGCGGCGGCGGTCGCGTCGAGCCACTCGGGGCGCTCGACGAGGTTGTAGTCGGCGGCCGGGACCGCCACCCGCTCCGCGAACGCGCCGGGAGCCGCCGGCTCGAACCCCAGCGCGCGTCCGTCCTCGCAGACGTTCCCGGCCCCGCGGCGGCAGTGCGGACAGGTGCCGTCCCCGAGCGAGAAGGGGACGACCACGCGGTCGCCCGGACGGAACCGGTCCACCTCGCCGCCGACGGCGACGACCTCGCCGGCGGGTTCGTGTCCGAGGACCTGTCCGCGCGGGACGCGGTCGTCCGCCCACTCGCCGTGGCCGGCCCAGGCGTGCCAGTCGCTGCGGCAGACGCCGCAGGCGTCCACGCTGACGACGGCGCCGTCGGGCGCCGGTTCGGGGGCGGGGACCTCGCGGACCGCGAGCGGCTCGCCGTACTCCCGCAGGATCGCTGCGCGCATGCGACGACCCAGCGCCGCACGCGACAAAGTTCTCCCGGCGTTCCCGGGCTCCGCCGATTATTTCACGCGATATTCACTTGTTCTCAGGGCGCGAAAAGTGATATCCGAGTAAGGTTTATCACGGCCGAGTAACCTCGTTGACACGTGGCGCGTTCGACGAAACGACGGCCCGGGATCGCGTACCGTCGCCCCGAAGGCGACCCGTCGCGGTTCGTGATCGAGGCCTCCGGGGAGCCGCGACCTGAGGTCGCGGAACGGCCCGACGGCGGGTGGCTCGACCGCGTCGTCGGGGACGATCAGGAGCGCCTCCGCGAGGCGCTCGACTCGGACCCCGTCGACGTGGTGTATCGGGTCGCCTCCGACGGGGAGCCGCGGTGGGTCCACGAGCGGGGGCGAGCGACGGACGACGGCGACGTGGTGGGGTACCTCTTTCTGGCGGACGAACGCGTTCAGCGCCGACGGCGACTGGAGCAACAGCGGGAGCGGTTAGAGGAGTTCGCGAGCGTCGTCTCGCACGACCTCCGGAACCCCCTCTCCGTCGCGGTCGGGAACATCGAACTGGCCGCCGAACTCGACGAGGACGCGTCGGCCGAGCGGTTGGACCGAGCCCTCGACGCGCTCGACCGGATGGACGACCTCATCGGCGAACTGCTGACGCTGGCGCGGGAGGGGGAGACGGTCCAGTCCGCCGAGCCGACGGAGCTGCGGTCGGTCGTCGAGAGCGCGTGGGAGACCGTCGGCGAACGCGCGGACGCCGCCCTCGTCGTCGACGACCCGCTCGGGACGGTGCCATGCGACGCCGACAGGCTCCGGCAGGCCCTCGAGAACCTCTTCCGGAACGCCCTCGAACACGGGACGCCGGAGGACGTCGACGCCCTCCCGGACTCGGATCCGGCCGGGAACCGGTCCGGGGACCGCGTCGCGTCCGGAACGTTCTCGACGCGCGAGGGGTCGCCGGGAGAGCGCGCCGCGGAGGACGCCGCGGTCCGCGTCCGCGTCGGCCGGACGGACGACGGGTTCTACGTCGCGGACGACGGGCCGGGGATCGACCCCGACCGGCGGGACGCCGTCTTCGAGCCGGGACACACGACCGCCCCGGGCGGCACCGGCTTCGGACTGGCGATAGTCGAGCGGATCGCGGAGGCCCACGGCTGGACGGTCTCGGCGGCCCAGAGCCGGGAGGGCGGCGCCCGGTTCGAGTTCGTCTGCGACGAGCCGATCGAGACCGCGGAGCCGTCCGAGGGCGAGACGAGTCCGACTCGGGGCGTCTGACCGCCTCCGCCGGATCGCTCGTCGGGTGACGCGTCACAGCCCGACAGCGACGGTGTCGGACGGAGAGCAGGTCACAAGGGGAAGGGTCCGCCTGCCAGCCCCGGAGACCCTCCCCGGCGCGCGGCCAGAGGCGACTCACATGAAGTCGTTCAGCCCGGCTTGGTCGTCGCCCGCGTCGTCGTCCTCCGCGGCCGCGTCGTCGGTCTCCCCGTCGGCGGGGTCGTCGCGACCGGTCTCGGCGGCGTTCGCTTCGGAGCCGTCCGCGGCGGAACCCTCGGCGGCGGCCGCATCGTCGTCGCCGTCGTCCGCGCGCCCCCCCGCGTCGAGCGCGAAGGCGCCGTCGGCGTGCTCCTCGATCAGCTCCTCGCGGCGGGCCTGCGCGTCCTCGACGATGGACGCGACCTTGTTCGTCGACTCGCCCGAGCCGGTGACGAAGGCGACGCCCGCCTCGTCGAGGTCGTACGCCGCCGCCATCGAGACGGTCAGCTCGCGGGGCTTACAATGGTGGGTGACGGCCTCGAGGAACGGTAACACCTCGCGGCGGGCGGTCGCGACGCTACAGCCGCTGGCGGCCGCGATCTTGCCGACCACCTCGTCCGCGGTCGCGTCCGACGACGACCAGAACTGCGGGCGGCCGTAGCGGGTCCACCCGCCCTTCTCGCCGTCGCGGGCGGCCGCGACGCCCGCGGCCGCGTTGTCGGTCGCGTAGCGCCAGTAGGAGTAGTTCTGCGTGGCGCGCACGCGGCCGAGCCACACGTCGGCGTTCGCGAGGAAGTCGTACGCGCGGACCGCCTCCGTCGGCTCGTACACGTCGAGGAGGTTGTTCTCGATCCAGCGCATCAGGTCGTCGGGCGTCTCGTCGACGGCGTACGCCGACTGCAGCGCCTCCTCGGCGGACTCCTCCTTGAGGACCGCGTCGAGGAAGGGGAACAGTCCGAGCGCCTTGTCGCGGTCGCCGGTGACGACGTCTTCGACCGCGATCGAGTCGCGCCCCTGCGTCGCGGCCTGGAGGTCGTTGACCGCGCCGCGCAGGTCGCCGCGGTTCCCCTCCGCGATCCGCTGGAGGGCGTCCGACTCGAACTCGATCCCCTCCTTGCGACAGATGTCCCGGAGGACGGGGACGATGGAGCGCGCGGAGACGTCGCGGAACTCGACCTCTTGAGTCGCGTTCCGGAGCCCGCGCGACATGTCGTAGTAGTCGTTGGCGATGAGGACGATGGGCTGGCCCGACTCCTTGACCAGCTTCGTGATCGCGCTCGCGCCGCCGCGGTCGTAGTTGCCGTGGATGTTGTCGGCCTCGTCGACGATCACGAGTTGGCGCGAGGCGGTGTCGCCGCCGCTCGCGCCGCCGCCGGCCGCGCTCCCGCCGAGGGTCGCGTTGCGCGCCGCCCGCCCCGCGAAGCGCTCGATGACGTCGGCGGTGCGCTGGTCGGAGGCGTTCAGCTCCACCGTCTCCCACCCCATGTCGTTCGCGAGCGCGTGCGCCGCGCTCGTCTTCCCGACGCCCGGGCTGCCGTGGAGGACGACCGCCTCGCGGTGGTCGTCCCACGAGCGGGCCCACTCCGCGAACGCGTCGCGGGCCTTGTCGTTGCCGCGCACCTCCGAGAGCGTGCTCGGGCGGTACTTCTCCGTCCAGTCGGCCATTACCGGAGCAAAGGAGCGAGCCGCGTTTAGTGGTTGCGGAGCGTCAGTCCTCGCTCGGCTCCGCCAGGTCGTATCGCGGCGCGAAGCCGTCGTACGTACTGTCGCTAGAGACGATAGTGTCGCCGTCGGATTCGACGAGGTGGAGCGCGTCGAACGGCGTGAACCCGTGTTCTTCGACGTA
The sequence above is a segment of the Halorubrum sp. 2020YC2 genome. Coding sequences within it:
- a CDS encoding amino acid ABC transporter permease, which gives rise to MAGATRPQTVGERVSDADPSAGRVLLVAVGALFWGWLVVSWVNRWLGGVIAPVGEPFVSPEAVESAFAAVPGLAAVAADAAFVVELTPVLAQGTWLTVVITGVSLVCGFFIAVPLAVARVYGRASAWLSLGYTELLRGTPLLAQLFVLYYGLNLAASVPAALSGVFPRDVVWVAILGFTLNGAAYQAEYIRGAVESVDEGQITAGRAIGLSKLESIYYVVLPQALRYAIPSWTNEFVYLIKYSSLAGFITVPELYYRANQVATDTFRYTAVFLILGAMYLALVLTASKFMERVDARVAIPGLGANRER
- a CDS encoding zinc-dependent alcohol dehydrogenase family protein; translated protein: MRAAILREYGEPLAVREVPAPEPAPDGAVVSVDACGVCRSDWHAWAGHGEWADDRVPRGQVLGHEPAGEVVAVGGEVDRFRPGDRVVVPFSLGDGTCPHCRRGAGNVCEDGRALGFEPAAPGAFAERVAVPAADYNLVERPEWLDATAAAALGCRYMTAYHALAERTAVGGGDAVAVHGCGGVGLSAVQIAAALGARVIAVDVDDDALDLAREFGAAETVTPESLPAESSVPERIRALTDGGADVSLDALGIAETCRNSVRSLRPRGTHVQVGLTTNAERGEVSLPTDWMTRWEISFVGSRGMPPTSYPDLFALVEATGIDPGALVARELSLGEVSDRLAAMNEYDVRGVEVVTDFEG
- a CDS encoding PAS domain-containing sensor histidine kinase; this translates as MARSTKRRPGIAYRRPEGDPSRFVIEASGEPRPEVAERPDGGWLDRVVGDDQERLREALDSDPVDVVYRVASDGEPRWVHERGRATDDGDVVGYLFLADERVQRRRRLEQQRERLEEFASVVSHDLRNPLSVAVGNIELAAELDEDASAERLDRALDALDRMDDLIGELLTLAREGETVQSAEPTELRSVVESAWETVGERADAALVVDDPLGTVPCDADRLRQALENLFRNALEHGTPEDVDALPDSDPAGNRSGDRVASGTFSTREGSPGERAAEDAAVRVRVGRTDDGFYVADDGPGIDPDRRDAVFEPGHTTAPGGTGFGLAIVERIAEAHGWTVSAAQSREGGARFEFVCDEPIETAEPSEGETSPTRGV
- a CDS encoding replication factor C large subunit — translated: MADWTEKYRPSTLSEVRGNDKARDAFAEWARSWDDHREAVVLHGSPGVGKTSAAHALANDMGWETVELNASDQRTADVIERFAGRAARNATLGGSAAGGGASGGDTASRQLVIVDEADNIHGNYDRGGASAITKLVKESGQPIVLIANDYYDMSRGLRNATQEVEFRDVSARSIVPVLRDICRKEGIEFESDALQRIAEGNRGDLRGAVNDLQAATQGRDSIAVEDVVTGDRDKALGLFPFLDAVLKEESAEEALQSAYAVDETPDDLMRWIENNLLDVYEPTEAVRAYDFLANADVWLGRVRATQNYSYWRYATDNAAAGVAAARDGEKGGWTRYGRPQFWSSSDATADEVVGKIAAASGCSVATARREVLPFLEAVTHHCKPRELTVSMAAAYDLDEAGVAFVTGSGESTNKVASIVEDAQARREELIEEHADGAFALDAGGRADDGDDDAAAAEGSAADGSEANAAETGRDDPADGETDDAAAEDDDAGDDQAGLNDFM